The following coding sequences are from one Triticum aestivum cultivar Chinese Spring chromosome 5A, IWGSC CS RefSeq v2.1, whole genome shotgun sequence window:
- the LOC123103739 gene encoding serine/threonine-protein kinase RIPK, with translation MAAKSWNPFSCCVGGGRVADDDDDCRRRIGRRGKGCARSSSRMSFKSLSSSGTLSPEDLSITLSGSNLHAFTYAELRAATGSFSRANYLGCGGFGPVYKGAVDDKLRPGLAAQPVAVKYLDLDCGTQGHKEWLAEVFFLGQLRHNNLVKLIGYCYEDEHRMLVYEFMNAGSLETHLFKSTNGSLPWMTRMKIAVGAAKGLAFLHDADPPVIYRDFKASNILLDLDYNTKLSDFGLAKDGPQGDATHVTTRVMGTHGYAAPEYIMTGHLTAKSDVYSFGVVLLELLSGLRSVDRARRLREQNLVDWARPYLKHSDRLYKVMDPALECQYSCKGAEVAALVAYKCLSQNPKSRPTMREVVKALEPVLGMDDFFPVGPFVFTVIVEEDKVVDMKVEVEEKHQHPRQNHQDRHRQKYPDSAIHAGIVLRRGDGLITGFTGAQRRQQRSSSYNRERGA, from the exons ATGGCCGCCAAATCTTGGAACCCGTTCTCGTGCTGCGTCGGCGGGGGCCGAGtggcggacgacgacgacgactgcaggcggcggatcgggcggcggGGGAAAGGCTGCGCGAGGTCGTCGTCGAGGATGTCCTTCAAGAGCCTCAGCTCGTCGGGGACGCTGTCCCCGGAGGACCTGTCCATCACGCTGTCCGGCTCCAACCTGCACGCCTTCACCTACGCCGAGCTCCGCGCGGCGACCGGGAGCTTCTCGCGGGCCAACTACCTCGGCTGCGGCGGTTTCGGCCCGGTCTACAAGGGCGCCGTCGACGACAAGCTCCGTCCCGGGCTGGCCGCGCAGCCCGTCGCCGTCAAGTACCTCGACCTGGACTGCGGCACGCAGGGCCACAAGGAGTGGCTG GCTGAGGTTTTCTTCCTTGGGCAACTGAGGCACAACAACCTGGTGAAATTGATCGGGTACTGCTACGAGGACGAGCACCGGATGCTGGTCTACGAGTTCATGAACGCCGGGAGCCTGGAGACGCACCTCTTCAAAA GTACCAATGGCTCTCTCCCGTGGATGACAAGGATGAAGATCGCTGTCGGCGCGGCCAAGGGCCTTGCCTTTCTCCATGATGCCGACCCGCCGGTGATCTACCGCGACTTCAAGGCCTCCAACATCTTGCTCGACTTG GATTACAACACCAAGTTGTCCGACTTCGGGCTGGCCAAGGATGGGCCTCAGGGCGACGCGACACACGTGACAACACGTGTCATGGGGACGCATGGTTATGCAGCGCCAGAGTACATCATGACAGGCCACTTGACCGCCAAGAGCGATGTATATAGCTTTGGTGTGGTGCTCCTGGAGCTCCTCTCTGGGCTACGATCAGTGGACCGTGCACGGCGACTCAGGGAACAGAACCTGGTCGACTGGGCTAGACCATACCTCAAGCACTCTGACAGGTTGTACAAAGTCATGGACCCAGCTCTCGAGTGCCAATACTCATGCAAAGGCGCCGAGGTGGCAGCACTGGTGGCATACAAGTGTCTCAGCCAGAACCCAAAGTCTAGGCCCACCATGAGGGAGGTGGTCAAGGCCCTCGAGCCCGTCCTCGGCATGGATGACTTCTTCCCTGTGGGCCCATTTGTGTTCACAGTCATTGTGGAGGAGGACAAGGTAGTGGACATGAAGGTGGAGGTCGAGGAGAAGCACCAGCACCCACGCCAGAACCATCAAGACAGGCACCGGCAGAAGTACCCCGACTCAGCAATCCATGCCGGCATTGTGCTCCGCCGCGGCGATGGGCTCATTACCGGATTCACCGGTGCGCAGCGACGGCAACAAAGGTCGTCGAGCTACAATCGGGAGAGGGGGGCATAG